The Branchiostoma floridae strain S238N-H82 unplaced genomic scaffold, Bfl_VNyyK Sc7u5tJ_873, whole genome shotgun sequence DNA segment GCGTACGGAGTCCAATAGCTTATCAAGACTCTTTCAAGTGTGTGTTCCTGTTTTAGATGAAATGAGAACGcattctaaaacattttttgggGGGACCCAATTGTTTATACAAGTATCAGATATCTACAGGACATCTACTTTGTTAAATTCTAAAAGAAATTTATAATAATCTACCTCTAACCTGAACCTACCTGTTGCGTGAATGAAAAATAGACCCGTGGTCCGTGGATGCAGTAAATCTTGTGATTCAGCGATAGTCGGATAGATAAAGATATCGCTGGAAGGCCTGAGATTTTGCCACGTATTGAGCCATCCTTTCGCTTATCAATATGGACACTAAAATCGTGCTTTTTTCACTCCTAGTTTCGAAACTTATACCATAAAAATCCATGAACAATGTTCTAAACCTACGAATGTAAAAGTTTAACTGTACAGCACAAACCCAGTGTCTTACCTGGCTTCTGAAGAGAACTTCCAGCTCCCACAGACCCAGACTACAGAGACCGGCCGGCTTCTCTCACGGCTCGGAAAAGTGCCACGACTGATCGGTCAGCCGGCTACTGGGCATCACGGGTTAAGTAAGGCTCATTTAAAAACCAGAAGATTTTATTTCTGAAGTGGGGAGATTTATTTTAATAAAAACGTCTTAAAATCGACTGAGCATACAACAAGTTGCGACAGGGATAATGCATATGATATCGCTGCGGTTTGTTTTGAAATgtatgtttacaaaatgtaattttaaCTGGTGttgatatgatttatgaaaGTTCCCTCCTACTGTACATAAATCGTACAGCTCATGTTACGAAATGATGTTCTAACTGATGCCACATGTACGAGTCCGAGATGAGAAGCAGACGTGCAGTTGATTGACAGCTTTGACAGATGGTGTTATGTTTACTGTGTGTCAGAAGGTCCATCTGTCTTTGTAAAcagcttctgtatttgttttGGATGACATAATGGGTTATAAGGGGCACCATGATTGATGCATGAAAAATGGTCTAttcttctccaagcagatgttaggggtGCGCAATTTCAAAGATTTTTGACAATCCTGGCCTCtacgtgggaccgcgtggcgtaACTGATCACAACTACAGGGAGTTTGGCCTAGAGGCCAGAGGTCCTGGGATCAAATCCTATCATACTACCTACTACATGCTACCGACCTTGTGCTCTTCAGAAGACActaacacggctttcctcactccaccccgggtgtaaaaatgtgtaccttTTGGTTTAGGAGGTAAAATGCGGTAGAAGTAGAGAGATGGGCTGCACCTCCCAATGTCGTGCCACACAGTGGATGATATCTATAATAACCCACTGCCCAAGACTAAAAAAGTCTATACCACCTTTACCTACCACACGTATTGTAGGTGTCTGTAGAGGGAGTTAATGCAGAAAGACTTGCAAGCCAGGAAACTTTACAGTcgcccacccaacatctgctcggagattataTCTTCAGACAGTGAGTAGACTACGTCTGACAATGAGGCGTCTAAGTCTTTGAACCTTTGCTTTGTTGTGTCTTGCATAGCTTCTTTGTTTATTATCTTTACGTTTAGCGGTTAGAATATGCGGAATGGCCTTGAGGACCCTTGAGGGTTTCGGGTCGCCTTAGCTTGTATCTGGATGGTTGGGGGGTTCAGACCTCGGCGGGGTCATACCAAATACTTAAGTTCAAACattaaaacatgtacaaactgCTTTCTATGCATAGCACTTATGAGAAAAGGTTCGAGACTGAGACTGTGAGAGTAAAACACAatccagtggactagcccccaaCTGTACGCCCATGGGCTATAGTTTTTCAACGGAGATGTGCACTACCCCTGCACATCGAAAGGTGTGGAGAGGTTTTGGATGAACTAGTCTGTGTgaaacaaactctgctgtccggggttgtaactggcccctccccacaggaggtcggtggatgttgggcgggctacTATAATCGAGATTAAGACGATCATGCTATGAATGAACTAACTCTGAGGTTATCTAGTCAGAATTGTCCATGGCTGTTACCAGGCGCAGAGCCCATTGTATGAAATATCTTATTATAGttaaatagatgaataaataataaatagtTATAAATAATCAAGGCCGtgaaaacacaaaaatatcatcaGACGCAGATGTAACCAGACTGTTGTCTTGTTGTCATCTCAAATGTCCAACAACAATCTTCTAAAAGTAGATATGTTGGCACATAAGCGTTAACATGATATGGATCATAACAAACGTCtgtttatgtgtatgtttatCAGGGCATTCATAGCGGACCAAAGAGACTTGCGTAAGAGCTGCGGCTATAGACGTGTTGGACGCATGCGCATCCCgtctttgtctttttcagtCACCTTGTTTTCCGAGGATTGGACAGAAGCGCCTAATTACGTATGAAAGAAGTATAGACAAATTCTCTTCTTGCTGGGATGACAGTGGCCTGAAAACCCAAGAATCAGTTTTTGACGAGTATTGGAGAGGAAATAGAAATAAGGATGAATACCAATGTACCTGGTTTCCAGTTACTGTCTCTACATTTTCCGACAAGAGTATGAGGTGACCCGGTGTGCTAAtaaccccctcacattaggcgaaaatcgatcggacgacgagtctgcgagctctaaattacgaggaggcatggccctgctgccgacgaagaaatggcagagttcccccttcccggNNNNNNNNNNNNNNNNNNNNNNNNNNNNNNNNNNNNNNNNNNNNNNNNNNNNNNNNNNNNNNNNNNNNNNNNNNNNNNNNNNNNNNNNNNNNNNNNNNNNNNNNNNNNNNNNNNNNNNNNNNNNNNNNNNNNNNNNNNNNNNNNNNNNNNNNNNNNNNNNNNNNNNNNNNNNNNNNNNNNNNNNNNNNNNNNNNNNNNNNNNNNNNNNNNNNNNNNNNNNNNNNNNNNNNNNNNNNNNNNNNNNNNNNNNNNNNNNNNNNNNNNNNNNNNNNNNNNNNNNNNNNNNNNNNNNNNNNNNNNNNNNNNNNNNNNNNNNNNNNNNNNNNNNNNNNNNNNNNNNNNNNNNNNNNNNNNNNNNNNNNNNNNNNNNNNNNNNNNNNNNNNNNNNNNNNNNNNNNNNNNNNNNNNNNNNNNNNNNNNNNNNNNNNNNNNNNNNNNNNNNNNNNNNNNNNNNNNNNNNNNNNNNNNNNNNNNNNNNNNNNNNNNNNNNNNNNNNNNNNNNNNNNNNNNNNNNNNNNNNNNNNNNNNNNNNNNNNNNNNNNNNNNNNNNNNNNNNNNNNNNNNNNNNNNNNNNNNNNNNNNNNNNNNNNNNNNNNNNNNNNNNNNNNNNNNNNNNNNNNNNNNNNNNNNNNNNNNNNNNNNNNNNNNNNNNNNNNNNNNNNNNNNNNNNNNNNNNNNNNNNNNNNNNNNNNNNNNNNNNNNNNNNNNNNNNNNNNNNNNNNNNNNNNNNNNNNNNNNNNNNNNNNNNNNNNNNNNNNNNNNNNNNNNNNNNNNNNNNNNNNNNNNNNNNNNNNNNNNNNNNNNNNNNNNNNNNNNNNNNNNNNNNNNNNNNNNNNNNNNNNNNNNNNNNNNNNNNNNNNNNNNNNNNNNNNNNNNNNNNNNNNNNNNNNNNNNNNNNNNNNGGCGCGGACGCAAAGCATACTAAAGCTaaggccacatttccaaaccggggcctggccgggcagctttctggAACGAAGAGTATGAtaaaagaaacaacagaaaacacaaaactTTCTAGAAAGTCATTGACATAATCTGTGTATATATATtctttgaaaaacattttaattttttcgtTCCCGCAatcatcccggccgggccccggtttggaaatgtgaccgtacaCTAACGATAGGTTCGAATCTATGGTTACTGCAGTTTGGTTTTCTTCCTTACGTTACAACAAGAGAAACTGTCAGACGATATCATGACATTTCTCCACATGTTCTTTAAGACACAGAGAAGACAGAGAAGAAGAGCGAGAAGAAGACAGAAGATGTCCCCCGCCCGCGGGAACCCAGGACGATCCTGCTGCCCAAACTGTCGCTTCGTGACTTCCGAAACGATGAGTATTTGTACGGCGAGGAGGGAGAATATGAGACAATTGTCTTGGAGGAGTGGGTCGACAAGTATGACGGACCCTCATCAGGTAAGTTATAAGTACATATACTTGTAGGAAAGTATAGACTCAAAGGTATAGCTCTAGACTTGGTAATGTTATACAGGTGAAGATACTGTGTATATTTGTAATCCATGCCTTTTCTTTTTGTGCGAAGAAGAAAACATATATACTTATAGCAAAGCTTGACTCAAAGATAAATCTCTAGACTTGGTAATGTTATACATGTGAAGATAATGTGTGTAATTCGTAATCCATgtcttttcttgtttattttacgAGAAAGAGGAAATATACCTTGCCTGTAGTAAAGCTAGATCCAAAGATGTAGCTCTAGACTTGgtaatgttatacatgtgtataaactGTACGTGGTTTGCAATCCGTGCCTTTTCTTGAAAAGTTGTGCGTTCTAgaacaatgaaagaaagaaaatcaccTATCTATGATTATGCACGTTGCTTTAATGATGAttacaaaaataataaacaaacagaaatcTTGCTGGCCACATTTTGAAACGTTACACCGCGACGTAACTCTTGGCGTTTTCTGAAAGTTAGGTTACTTTATTAGTCGTTCGAAATTAGCTTTCCTTTTTCCCTCATTGCCAATGTTTTGCCTAAGAATGCCCAACCTGTAACGTTAAAGAAAGTATTCTGCGCAAAGTCTGACCAAGCTAAACTGATGTGTTTCAGCCTACTCCCGTCGTCCCTTTCCGACGGAAAGCCACAGCTGGCCCACGGTAGCCCAGCCCTACCGCCACGCGGCCCCTCAGCCCCGCTCCCGCAAGCCTGACCGCCGTCCTTCCGGCAAGTTCGGCCCTAGTGCCATCGGAAGCACCAGCTCCATCTTCGGGGATGGAGGCCTCTTCTCCGCCATCCGGGGTATGGGTGACTTCGACAGAGAGAAACCTGCAGCCGCTGCCATCGTGCACCGCGCAGAGTCGGCAGAGTTTCTGCGCCGTGTGCGCGCTGCGAAAATCAAAGTTGAAGTAGACAACATCTCACGCCATTCCAAGGAGAACGAAGACGAGATTCTGAAGCGCGCTGTTAAGGTCCAGGAAGATGGCGCCAACTCACTCAATTCCGAGGAGACAGATGAAGTATACTGGGATTCTCCAGGGTTTCAGGGCAAGTTTCTCATCAAGCGTGCTGAAGATAAAATTCGCGCCGACTCACTCCATTCTGAGAAGGGATCAATATACGTATACGTCAACGGTCCCTGGTTGCCTCTGTGGAAGGTGGAATACAACGAATTCTACAATCCCAACCCGCCTGCGTGGCTAGCTGAAGACGTTGAAGATGGAGACCCGTTCTTTGACGCGCTGGACGTGCCGATACAAGATGTCCATTCTGAGAGCGGATCAATTTACGTCAACGGTCCCTGGTTGCCTCTGTGGAGGGTGGACTACGACGAATTCTACAACCCCAACCCGCCTGCGTGGTTAGCTGAAGACACGGGAGATGAAGAGCCGTTCTTTGACGCACTGGACGTGCCGGTACAACTTGTCCCTCAGTACGCAGTCAAGGGACAGCAGCTCGGTCCTGTCCAGGAGTTGGAGCGGCCTCATCAGTTGCTGATGGCCCTCATCATGTTCGTTATGATGGAGTACTTCGTCTCCTTCCAGATCCTGATGTCCAGCGTGACAGAATCGCTTGTAGACGCTATGACGAGCGTGTTCGCAGTTATCCGGATCTACTACGATAAGATCAAGCATCTGATCCTGCCCTTCATCCCGTCCGTTGTCAAGGAGTTCATCATCTCAGTCTCCGGGCGCACCTGGATGTGGATGACCAGAGTGGCTGAGTCAGTAGGAGGCGCTATGAACAGGGCATTGGCACTTCTCCAGAGCCACTCCGACAAGTTTCAGCTCGTGGCCAATAAAATCAAACAGCTGCTGCAGCCCCTCGTTCCGTACGTCATGATGTTCAAGGACTCCGTGGTGTCCATGGTGGGAtccgcccggatgatgatggtCAGTGCTGCAGAGTCGGTAGGAGGCGCTGTGAACAGGGTATTGTCAAGTCTCCAGTATCAGTATGACAGGTTTCAGGTCGCGGCCAATAATATCAAACATCTGATTCTGTTGTTCATCCCGCCCGTTATCCAGGAGTATATGGTCTCTTTCTACGGCTCCGTCCGGATCCTGATTTTCAATATGATAGAATTTCTACGGAGCGCTATGAACAGGGCTTCCCCGTTTGTGATCAAGTGCAAGGAGTGTGTCCTCTCTATATTTCGTTGTATCTGGATTCTGATGATTAGTATGATAGAACTGCTCGCAGGCGCTATGCACAGGGCGTTGTTAGTGTTGGACTACGCCATCACCGATCTCATGTACCCTAGGCTGAAACAGCTGGTGCTGGCCTTAATCGCGTATGTTATCAGGTTGAAGGAGTGCATCCTCTCCATATACGGTTATGTCCGGATCCTGATTATCAAACTTGTAGAGACTTTAGTGGTCGCTGTGAAAAGGGTGTTACAAGTGTTGCACTACGTCGGCTACGATCTGATGTACACTAGCGTAAAACAGCTGGTGCTGGCCTTCATCGCGTCTGTTATCAGGTTAAAGGACAGGATCATCTCCTGTATTCTCTTTATCCTCATCATCATTTATCTGACGAGGCGCGCGTATCAACTTAGAAACCAACATAGAAACCGGATGCACTGACGTTACATTGTTTATGAgaagagtttaaaaaaaaaaaaaaaacacgaacgAACGAGTCCCCGACGGACTGATGCCGTTGTGTATCTTCGGGGCTTTTTCAAGTGTTCTTTCTACAATCGTCGAAGTTCTCTACGGTAAATATCATTACCAAGATGTACCGATAcgaaaaagtgaaaaaaaaaacattggctgACATTTGAAGCCAAAGATATAAAAACCAtacatagatttaaaaaaaaaacatggatatCTTTTAAGGGATCCCATGAGAAAAAAGGACGACTAAGGCAACGAATTATTGATTTACACAGCCTATGCAAGACTGTAGATTGTACTATTTTTCGGCAATTTTCGTTGCTGTAGCAGGCGTGTTACAAAGATGTGTATCATTTACTCGGCGGGAACCGACTTGTAattgataaaaaagaaagacaacaaatattgttatgataatgatatatgttATTATCATGAAATGCTCTAGCTGGTCGTGAGTATATATCATATGTTCAGTCGAATTTCAGTGTCCTAGCGTCGTTGTAGATACATCGACTTTACACAAGTAGGGACAATGTTAACATGGGAATGTTGTCTCGTGACACTGATAATTTTGTTTAAGTAAGCTCAGTTGTATTGCAAAATTAAGTACTACATGGACTGTATATAAATGGGAAAGTTTTATTGGACATTGTATGAACACTTAAgcacttgaatttcataaaaAGTACTATATCTAAGTACCCATTGGTCTTTGTGTAGTCATTTAATCATAACATGTACTGACCAGGATCGGACATGGTGCACTTCTATTGTTCAAATGTGTTAACAATTTGATCATTTATTTGATCACACCTTTGAGACCACAGTGCAGTTATTTAAATTCTAGTGATTAGATGTCCTGGTTTCATCCTTATCTCCAATGAGAAAACTAACAGATGAATTAATGTGACAATAAATTCCACAACATCTGTTTGAAGACTGGGAGATATACTAAAGCACAAAGTACTGATCTGAACGCTTAGGACATCTTCGTTTATGTTGACAATATACAATTACTGCAATAGTAGCATCAAAACGCGCCACCCTGTTCCAAAGTTGTGTGTAATGCTACTACTGTCCATATACGGACGAAGACAAAGGcatgaaagaatgaaaaaataACTCCTCAAGGCATCCTCAAGCAATCAGCACCCACGGCTTATTTTGGTtgtaaagtttttaaaaaaacacctcATGCTAAATGTCTGCCATTAAAGCGTTAACCCATGCTTTATGAAAGcatatgtttatttttgtttgtctcagaacaaaaatatacaacGCAACgccacattgttttttttttttttacaatgggGCGCAAGTAACCAACTGGGGTCACGTGATGTCATGAAATCACGCTTGACGCGGTCGTGGGATATATCAATTGCACATTTGCTCTTTGATATTTGCTCTTCTCCCCTTAACTGAGCTAACCTGTACTGGAGGATTTGCGATCCAAAGGTCCAAAAATTGCTTTTAACCTCCGCGCTGTCCTTGATAGGATTGCAATAGCTGTCCGCATGCTTCGGTATAGGGAGACCATTGAGATGTGCTCCCCTACGTATTCATTAAGTTCCCTTatatccctgtcacattatccacgatcttcgggcgtatcgatggaagatcggccatatttaagatcgacagagggttgcgcgtatttttttacctgaaaactgtccctgtcacatataagccatactttgtagcttgtacaattgttgtgcaataaagttgttattataagcgaggctcgggcgattgccgcagaatcgtcgtacgatcgattttcgccaaatgtgacgggggtatgGGCGCGGTCACATGTAGGTCGTTcgatcatcgtacgattttgataatatgattTTTAAGCAGACAGTGACAGAGCTAACCACACACAAGGATCCAAAAGAGCGTTTTGTAcagcaagacagctgaacatTGTGGGACACATGCGTGGCTGTCCTAAAAATTGCCCCATGTTAGCGGTCGTAGGATTATCGCACCAACTATGTGACGGCGCCTCaaccactagacggcgatcactgGGTGA contains these protein-coding regions:
- the LOC118409039 gene encoding uncharacterized protein LOC118409039 encodes the protein MGDFDREKPAAAAIVHRAESAEFLRRVRAAKIKVEVDNISRHSKENEDEILKRAVKVQEDGANSLNSEETDEVYWDSPGFQGKFLIKRAEDKIRADSLHSEKGSIYVYVNGPWLPLWKVEYNEFYNPNPPAWLAEDVEDGDPFFDALDVPIQDVHSESGSIYVNGPWLPLWRVDYDEFYNPNPPAWLAEDTGDEEPFFDALDVPVQLVPQYAVKGQQLGPVQELERPHQLLMALIMFVMMEYFVSFQILMSSVTESLVDAMTSVFAVIRIYYDKIKHLILPFIPSVVKEFIISVSGRTWMWMTRVAESVGGAMNRALALLQSHSDKFQLVANKIKQLLQPLVPYVMMFKDSVVSMVGSARMMMVSAAESVGGAVNRVLSSLQYQYDRFQVAANNIKHLILLFIPPVIQEYMVSFYGSVRILIFNMIEFLRSAMNRASPFVIKCKECVLSIFRCIWILMISMIELLAGAMHRALLVLDYAITDLMYPRLKQLVLALIAYVIRLKECILSIYGYVRILIIKLVETLVVAVKRVLQVLHYVGYDLMYTSVKQLVLAFIASVIRLKDRIISCILFILIIIYLTRRAYQLRNQHRNRMH